From Halobacteriovorax sp. GB3, a single genomic window includes:
- the rsmA gene encoding 16S rRNA (adenine(1518)-N(6)/adenine(1519)-N(6))-dimethyltransferase RsmA — MSERLPYANKDLGQHFLRDQKVITSITDDFKDKAKGIIEVGPGPGILTKNLSEHGLPFAVIEKDERFPEILEAFLASDRIRLTDALTVDLNEFIETMNLPTEDLWLVSNLPYNVGVPLLINFLQCDKIKYMTLMFQKEVADKVTPFMTKESKAMGSLMALSKNYFDVELLCKVPPGAFQPPPKVDSAVVTMTRKENPEVPLSEFRVFESFLRKLFAMKRKQLGKVLKGHYQSDKLESAFKACGIERTIRAEALSLESVINLYKELR, encoded by the coding sequence ATGAGCGAAAGACTCCCCTACGCTAATAAAGACTTAGGACAACACTTTCTTCGCGATCAAAAAGTCATTACATCTATTACTGATGACTTCAAAGATAAAGCGAAGGGAATTATTGAAGTTGGGCCTGGTCCAGGGATTCTAACAAAGAACCTCTCAGAGCACGGTCTTCCTTTTGCTGTCATTGAAAAAGATGAGCGCTTTCCTGAAATTCTCGAGGCCTTCTTAGCAAGTGATCGAATTCGTCTAACAGATGCTTTAACAGTGGATCTCAATGAATTTATTGAGACAATGAATCTTCCAACTGAAGATCTATGGCTTGTTTCTAACCTTCCTTACAATGTCGGAGTTCCACTTCTTATCAACTTTCTTCAATGCGATAAGATCAAATATATGACTCTTATGTTTCAAAAAGAAGTTGCCGATAAAGTCACTCCTTTTATGACAAAAGAATCAAAGGCCATGGGAAGTCTAATGGCCCTAAGTAAGAACTACTTTGATGTAGAACTCCTTTGCAAAGTACCTCCGGGAGCATTTCAACCACCACCAAAAGTTGACTCGGCCGTCGTTACAATGACTAGAAAAGAAAACCCAGAAGTTCCACTTTCTGAATTTCGAGTTTTCGAGTCTTTTTTGAGAAAGCTCTTTGCCATGAAGAGAAAACAATTAGGTAAGGTCTTGAAGGGGCACTACCAGTCAGATAAACTAGAATCAGCATTCAAGGCCTGTGGCATTGAAAGAACGATTAGGGCCGAGGCCCTGTCACTTGAATCAGTCATTAATCTGTATAAAGAATTGAGATAA
- a CDS encoding alpha/beta hydrolase, giving the protein MKFIPLLILVFLLSGCSGLLYYPDQIIYSTPKQFKLDYEDLYFKSLDGTKLHAWHLKTKAKKRKGVVLFFHGNAQNLSSHYLSLAWMVNKDYDLLIFDYRGYGKSEGEPAPESVHLDALSALDYAHSMIKSNERFIVYAQSLGGVISLRAMMDFKKRADIDLAVFDSTFSSYEEIARDRLSSVWLFWPLQPLAYVLMDDEYASAKWISKFDRPTLVIHSEDDPVVPYRFGKEIYEKLEAPKDMWSLKEVGHISTFHGKTYSYRKKFLEYINKKAH; this is encoded by the coding sequence ATGAAATTTATACCTCTTTTAATTCTCGTTTTTTTATTGAGCGGATGCTCTGGGCTTCTTTATTATCCCGATCAGATTATTTATTCGACGCCTAAGCAGTTTAAGCTCGATTACGAAGATCTCTATTTCAAATCTCTCGATGGCACAAAGTTGCATGCCTGGCATTTGAAGACAAAGGCAAAAAAGAGAAAGGGAGTGGTTCTCTTTTTTCATGGCAATGCTCAAAATCTTTCAAGTCATTACCTCTCTCTTGCTTGGATGGTTAATAAAGATTATGACCTTCTCATCTTCGATTATCGTGGCTATGGAAAAAGTGAAGGCGAGCCCGCCCCTGAGAGTGTTCATCTCGATGCCCTATCGGCGCTAGATTATGCCCATTCTATGATTAAGAGTAATGAGCGCTTTATCGTCTATGCCCAAAGCCTTGGAGGGGTGATCTCACTTAGGGCCATGATGGATTTTAAAAAGAGGGCCGATATCGATTTAGCTGTTTTTGATTCTACTTTTAGTTCTTATGAAGAGATTGCAAGAGATAGACTTTCCTCTGTTTGGCTTTTTTGGCCGCTTCAGCCTCTGGCCTATGTTTTAATGGATGATGAATATGCTTCGGCCAAGTGGATATCAAAGTTTGATCGACCAACTCTTGTCATTCACTCCGAAGATGATCCAGTTGTTCCCTACCGCTTTGGAAAAGAGATCTATGAAAAGCTAGAGGCACCAAAAGATATGTGGTCTCTTAAAGAGGTCGGTCATATTTCTACTTTTCATGGCAAGACTTATAGCTACCGAAAAAAGTTTTTAGAGTATATAAACAAAAAGGCCCACTAA
- the tsaD gene encoding tRNA (adenosine(37)-N6)-threonylcarbamoyltransferase complex transferase subunit TsaD, with product MTTKIVLGIETSCDDTSIALIKGYSDDINSPPTLLAHNSFSQEQLLDKWGGVVPEIAARNHLAKLVPLLEKTFSDAGVTPSEVNLIGVTTHPGLLGPLLTGLNGAKSLALFHKTPIRPVNHLYAHLEAIHLTKTVGYPYIGLLVSGGHSLYMLVHGPDSFEILGTTLDDAAGEAFDKGGKILGLGYPAGRIIDDLSQEGDPKRFKFPIGLENSANANLSYSGVKTALRQFIEQNPQYSCEGLSKESYPEEIHDICASYQHAIVSALKLKLKYAIRLADEKVGSKTLPIIVGGGVACNSYLRKVLTESYRDVFFVNPKFCTDNGAMIANLAFRTNDQAISYPECLTLDARGRFITKKEKLDIAKKSKLEQKKQGKRP from the coding sequence ATGACTACAAAGATTGTTTTGGGAATAGAAACTAGCTGTGATGACACTTCCATAGCCCTTATTAAGGGTTATAGTGACGATATTAACTCGCCACCAACTCTTTTGGCGCACAATTCCTTCTCTCAGGAGCAACTCCTGGATAAATGGGGCGGTGTGGTACCAGAAATTGCCGCGAGAAATCACTTAGCAAAACTTGTCCCTCTTTTAGAAAAGACATTTTCCGATGCAGGAGTCACTCCTAGTGAAGTAAACCTCATCGGCGTTACGACTCACCCAGGACTCCTTGGACCCCTATTAACTGGTCTCAATGGAGCGAAGTCGCTCGCTCTTTTTCACAAGACACCCATTCGTCCAGTCAATCACCTCTACGCTCACCTAGAAGCGATTCATCTTACTAAAACAGTGGGCTATCCCTATATTGGATTACTCGTTAGTGGTGGTCATTCTCTCTATATGCTCGTTCACGGTCCAGATTCATTTGAAATTCTTGGAACAACTCTCGACGATGCCGCAGGAGAAGCTTTTGATAAAGGTGGAAAGATCTTGGGGCTTGGTTATCCGGCCGGAAGAATCATCGATGATCTCTCTCAAGAGGGAGATCCAAAGAGGTTTAAATTTCCAATTGGTCTAGAAAACTCGGCCAATGCCAATCTAAGCTATTCAGGTGTAAAGACGGCCCTACGTCAATTTATTGAGCAAAATCCTCAATACTCTTGTGAAGGTCTGAGCAAAGAGAGCTATCCTGAAGAGATTCACGATATTTGCGCCTCATATCAGCACGCCATTGTGAGTGCTCTAAAATTAAAATTGAAATACGCTATTCGCCTTGCCGATGAAAAGGTTGGTTCAAAGACCCTTCCTATTATCGTTGGTGGCGGAGTTGCTTGTAATAGTTATCTTAGAAAAGTTCTCACAGAAAGTTATCGAGATGTCTTCTTTGTTAATCCAAAGTTTTGTACAGACAACGGTGCGATGATCGCAAACCTTGCCTTTCGTACAAATGATCAGGCAATCTCTTATCCAGAATGTCTCACACTCGATGCGAGAGGGCGTTTTATTACTAAAAAAGAAAAACTCGATATTGCAAAGAAAAGTAAGCTCGAACAAAAAAAGCAAGGAAAGCGCCCATGA
- a CDS encoding tetratricopeptide repeat protein, whose amino-acid sequence MNKRGLSLVALSTVLILSSSCKTQEEIKREQMVDNLALQMTEGQKVNANTTVRLQQIEERLGMVSGQIEETDYKSKQEFQQSVSTLHEKISVLEESNKAYKESITQIEAKLEAQEKFLNKILKTLNSLTNKKKISNKKKTPFEQAISNYKAGKYNKAKPQFEALLASGKFKGTNEARILHSLGIMAYVEKDNQAAMGYFGKLFTEHSKSGYNGSGLLHLAKTFVRLGEKEQAKETLNELIKRFPKHRRAQDAKKMLKTL is encoded by the coding sequence ATGAATAAACGTGGTTTATCCCTCGTTGCCCTATCGACTGTACTCATCCTTTCGAGTTCATGTAAGACGCAAGAAGAAATTAAAAGAGAGCAAATGGTTGATAACCTCGCCCTTCAAATGACAGAGGGTCAAAAAGTTAATGCCAATACAACAGTTCGCCTGCAACAAATTGAAGAGCGCCTAGGAATGGTCTCGGGTCAAATTGAAGAAACGGACTACAAGTCAAAACAAGAATTTCAACAGAGTGTCTCAACACTTCACGAGAAGATCTCAGTACTTGAAGAGAGCAATAAGGCCTATAAAGAATCAATCACTCAGATCGAGGCAAAACTTGAGGCCCAAGAGAAGTTTTTAAATAAGATTCTTAAAACGCTCAATTCTTTGACGAATAAAAAAAAAATAAGCAATAAAAAGAAGACTCCGTTTGAGCAAGCGATTTCAAATTATAAGGCCGGAAAATATAACAAGGCCAAACCACAATTTGAAGCCTTGCTCGCTAGCGGAAAATTTAAAGGTACCAATGAAGCTCGTATTCTTCACAGCCTTGGTATCATGGCCTATGTCGAAAAAGACAACCAAGCGGCCATGGGTTATTTCGGAAAACTCTTCACTGAACATTCTAAATCGGGTTACAACGGAAGTGGTCTACTCCACTTGGCCAAGACATTTGTTCGTCTTGGAGAAAAAGAACAAGCAAAAGAGACTCTCAATGAACTTATCAAGCGTTTCCCTAAGCATAGACGTGCTCAAGATGCTAAAAAGATGTTGAAAACTCTCTAG
- a CDS encoding DUF4398 domain-containing protein, with translation MFRKLVTSTLLIFLMGCGLATTRPKLEMAMAQVAFLAAKDASSQTLAPGLYRKAEFYYIKARSSYRRKYFNKAKQYAILSKKFSEKAEFVAVRKKALENL, from the coding sequence ATGTTTAGAAAATTAGTAACATCAACATTACTTATTTTTCTTATGGGCTGTGGTCTTGCGACCACACGCCCTAAACTCGAAATGGCCATGGCACAAGTTGCCTTTCTCGCGGCCAAAGATGCTAGTTCCCAAACACTTGCCCCTGGTCTTTATCGTAAGGCCGAATTCTATTACATCAAAGCGCGCTCAAGTTATCGTAGAAAATATTTCAACAAAGCTAAGCAATACGCTATCCTATCTAAGAAGTTTTCAGAGAAGGCAGAATTTGTCGCTGTCCGCAAAAAAGCTCTAGAAAACTTATAA
- a CDS encoding multiheme c-type cytochrome → MKKRRILSWTLASLSLLTAGCSYIINEIDEGPNVITTSDSKPLSIVFSHNINGETHPCGCRHFPLGGLPQVAGRIHEISKTNHLLYVDTGDTFFPSSNLPDSVKSSKKFIGEELASSLKKIGLAFMVPGDQDFALGYDFLKEVQKKNQFDYIISNMNSEVLPHKKWALVKAQGHNLYFIGIVDPSILPSEYAKDFTPVKPSLKSMITFLKTKGYKEKDPTHKLILLSHSGFQTDEKLAEEFKELDWIIGAHSQSFFRDTRDVNKTRIVQVLSRNHYLGEINFDFTKGKKPTYKVHEMREEEGKLLKNNEFYGFLDAHKEKLQKIQIEEQNESFSKNHQVTKFSPAVSCRDCHNAQYDFWQKTPHSIAYGTLIKAKEHFNTDCVKCHTQGLFDERGFSRVQDVVTFDEGQENVDQKTKAYWAEVEKAFSNVDSIRALSKNNVKKIALKWESLDEKYKVTHNHANVQCLNCHDKHQEHPFTDAEVKLTKDARKAQMKNKCLSCHDPDQSPQWYDKDEKGLARKLKDKDFNQHFKKLSCPTME, encoded by the coding sequence ATGAAAAAAAGAAGAATTCTTTCTTGGACTCTTGCCAGTCTGAGTTTACTTACAGCAGGATGCTCCTACATTATTAACGAAATTGATGAAGGGCCAAATGTCATCACCACAAGTGACTCGAAGCCTCTATCTATTGTCTTCTCTCACAATATCAATGGAGAGACCCACCCTTGCGGATGCCGTCACTTCCCTCTTGGAGGTCTTCCCCAAGTGGCCGGACGCATTCATGAAATTAGTAAGACCAATCATCTTCTCTATGTAGATACAGGAGATACATTCTTTCCAAGTTCTAATCTTCCAGACTCTGTTAAGAGCTCCAAAAAATTCATTGGAGAAGAACTCGCCAGCAGTCTTAAAAAAATTGGTCTAGCCTTCATGGTCCCTGGTGATCAAGACTTTGCCCTTGGTTATGATTTTTTAAAAGAAGTGCAAAAAAAGAATCAATTTGATTACATCATCTCTAATATGAACTCCGAGGTTCTTCCCCATAAAAAGTGGGCCCTCGTAAAGGCACAAGGTCACAATCTCTACTTTATAGGAATAGTCGATCCAAGCATTCTTCCTAGTGAATACGCCAAAGATTTCACTCCAGTGAAACCATCTTTAAAGTCTATGATTACCTTTTTAAAGACTAAGGGTTACAAGGAGAAAGATCCGACTCACAAGTTAATCCTTCTCTCCCACTCTGGCTTTCAAACGGATGAGAAATTGGCCGAAGAATTCAAAGAGCTTGATTGGATCATTGGAGCCCACTCGCAAAGCTTTTTTAGAGACACAAGGGATGTCAATAAGACTCGCATTGTTCAAGTTCTTTCTAGAAACCACTACCTTGGTGAAATTAACTTCGATTTTACCAAAGGCAAAAAGCCGACTTATAAAGTTCATGAAATGCGTGAAGAAGAAGGGAAACTTCTTAAGAACAACGAGTTTTATGGCTTCCTAGATGCGCACAAAGAAAAGCTACAAAAGATTCAAATTGAAGAACAAAATGAATCCTTTTCAAAGAATCATCAGGTCACAAAGTTTTCACCGGCCGTCTCTTGTAGAGATTGCCATAATGCTCAATATGACTTTTGGCAAAAAACACCTCACTCAATTGCCTATGGAACACTCATTAAAGCAAAAGAGCACTTCAATACTGATTGTGTAAAGTGCCACACTCAAGGGCTCTTTGATGAGAGAGGCTTCTCTCGCGTTCAAGATGTCGTCACATTTGATGAAGGCCAAGAAAATGTCGATCAAAAGACAAAGGCCTACTGGGCAGAAGTTGAAAAGGCATTCTCAAATGTTGATTCAATTAGAGCTCTCTCTAAGAATAATGTGAAAAAGATCGCTCTCAAATGGGAATCACTTGATGAGAAGTATAAAGTTACTCACAATCACGCCAACGTTCAGTGCTTAAACTGTCATGATAAGCACCAGGAACACCCTTTCACAGATGCTGAAGTCAAGCTTACAAAGGATGCGAGAAAGGCCCAAATGAAGAATAAATGCCTTAGTTGTCACGATCCAGACCAATCACCCCAGTGGTATGACAAAGATGAAAAAGGTCTAGCGCGAAAGCTTAAAGACAAAGATTTTAACCAACATTTTAAAAAGTTATCTTGTCCAACAATGGAATAA
- a CDS encoding ATP-binding protein: MLPKSKVTSDSLSNINFKIGISFFILLFIIISLILSAGSLLFKKVIYSSEDRLAKSITNVLSLSINRISFSGKYHAQIFTEQLLRREQDLLYVIIADNKGNTVAKSLDESLSEDIKVEGIADFVKGGLSPNDYYTRYRKCCNESVHIKEIIMPYKGSYDRAVNGVIAVGISTGAVERELFKNNLILLLLGVSISFIGMVLIFLISNKISFPIRQLALTFQGILNHAPMSIVIRNINGDILESSKSFQKSFYPEDYDGESIKIADVISEKDLKKIQGIDEVVLEDNKIVRRELSIDGKVGKDYYTAITFSIEDVELESKRDMLCTLALNINEEKAIKDELERKSLEARKASEAKGNFLATMSHEIRTPLTSIIGFISLLKDSDLTDEQKRYCYTALNSSESLLAIINDILDYSKIDSQELHLDYSDFSLRETVQEISEVFSFQVKEKEIHSKVIVDESIHDFIRADKIRLRQILVNLVGNAVKFTSQGEVSLIVSMVEELGEQQWIRFEIRDTGIGLKPSQLEVIFDRFSQADNSISRKFGGTGLGLSICKQLVNLMDGKIWAESTYGEGANFIFTIPVEKVDRPIVTKTAEGKDEVSTTSMSEKVILVADDEESNRRLIELFLKKLDAQVEFASNGQEALDLAKEKHFDLILMDVQMPEMDGVSALKHIREDEVINDKSKSQIYAFTANVFKEQLDRYSSEGFDGHFTKPFKKKDLIDFINSKLS; encoded by the coding sequence ATGTTACCAAAATCAAAAGTAACGAGTGATTCGCTCTCCAACATCAATTTTAAGATTGGGATAAGTTTCTTTATCCTTCTATTCATTATTATCTCACTCATTCTTTCTGCTGGATCACTTCTTTTTAAAAAGGTTATCTACAGCTCTGAAGATAGACTCGCTAAGAGTATTACAAATGTTCTCTCTCTTTCAATTAATCGAATTAGCTTTTCTGGAAAGTATCACGCTCAAATTTTTACTGAGCAACTTCTAAGAAGAGAGCAGGATCTTCTCTACGTTATTATTGCCGATAACAAAGGGAACACTGTTGCTAAGAGTTTAGATGAATCTTTGAGTGAAGATATTAAAGTCGAGGGGATTGCTGATTTTGTTAAAGGGGGCCTGAGTCCAAATGACTATTACACTCGCTACAGAAAGTGTTGTAATGAAAGTGTGCATATTAAAGAAATCATCATGCCTTATAAAGGAAGTTACGATCGCGCTGTTAATGGGGTGATCGCTGTTGGGATTTCTACGGGAGCCGTTGAACGAGAGTTGTTTAAAAATAATCTTATTCTTCTATTGCTAGGGGTCAGTATTTCTTTTATTGGAATGGTTCTGATCTTTCTCATTTCAAATAAAATCTCCTTTCCAATTAGGCAGCTGGCCCTAACGTTCCAAGGAATTTTAAACCACGCACCTATGTCTATTGTTATTAGAAATATCAACGGGGATATTTTGGAGAGTAGTAAGAGTTTTCAAAAAAGTTTTTACCCCGAAGACTATGATGGTGAGTCGATAAAAATTGCCGATGTCATTTCTGAAAAGGATCTAAAAAAGATTCAGGGAATTGATGAGGTTGTTCTCGAAGATAATAAAATTGTTCGACGTGAATTATCGATCGATGGAAAGGTTGGAAAAGATTATTACACGGCCATTACTTTTAGTATTGAAGATGTTGAGCTTGAGTCTAAAAGAGATATGCTCTGTACACTTGCTTTAAATATTAATGAAGAAAAGGCCATTAAAGATGAACTCGAGAGAAAGTCTCTTGAAGCGAGAAAAGCTTCTGAGGCCAAGGGGAATTTCCTTGCGACAATGTCTCACGAGATTAGAACACCTCTTACTTCCATTATTGGTTTTATCTCTCTTTTAAAAGACTCTGATCTAACAGATGAGCAAAAGCGCTATTGTTACACTGCTCTTAATTCTAGTGAAAGCCTGCTTGCTATTATTAATGATATCTTAGATTACTCTAAAATTGACTCTCAAGAATTGCATTTGGATTACTCTGACTTTTCATTGAGAGAGACAGTTCAAGAAATTTCAGAAGTCTTTAGCTTTCAAGTGAAAGAAAAAGAAATTCATTCAAAAGTAATTGTCGATGAATCGATCCATGATTTCATTCGAGCAGATAAAATACGTCTTCGCCAAATCCTTGTGAATCTCGTTGGAAATGCGGTGAAGTTTACTAGTCAAGGAGAGGTTAGTCTCATTGTTTCTATGGTTGAAGAACTTGGTGAACAGCAATGGATTCGCTTTGAAATTAGAGACACTGGAATTGGACTCAAGCCTTCACAACTTGAAGTCATCTTTGATCGCTTTAGTCAGGCCGATAACTCGATTAGCCGTAAATTTGGTGGAACAGGACTAGGGCTTAGTATTTGTAAGCAGCTAGTGAATCTTATGGACGGAAAAATTTGGGCCGAGTCCACTTATGGTGAAGGGGCCAATTTTATCTTTACGATTCCAGTTGAAAAAGTTGATCGTCCTATTGTGACTAAAACAGCTGAAGGAAAAGATGAGGTTTCTACCACTTCAATGAGTGAGAAAGTTATTCTCGTTGCCGATGATGAGGAGAGTAATAGACGTTTAATCGAGCTCTTTTTAAAGAAGCTTGATGCGCAAGTTGAATTCGCTTCTAATGGTCAAGAGGCCTTAGATTTAGCAAAAGAGAAGCACTTTGATTTGATTCTTATGGATGTTCAGATGCCAGAGATGGATGGTGTTTCTGCTCTAAAGCATATTAGAGAAGACGAAGTGATTAATGATAAATCGAAGTCTCAAATTTATGCATTTACGGCCAATGTTTTTAAAGAGCAACTCGACCGCTATTCTTCAGAAGGATTCGATGGCCATTTCACGAAGCCATTTAAAAAGAAAGATCTCATCGACTTTATCAATTCAAAATTATCATAA
- the pal gene encoding peptidoglycan-associated lipoprotein Pal, whose amino-acid sequence MKKLNALALTLILSATMSLTGCGSSQKKADETNTPTEMANDMGASNDIANLELNADSDSGKAASLQTVYFDFNSANLKADTKAALDNNAEFLKKNTTVEVQVEGHCDERGGVQYNLALGERRAAAIKNYLVALGVESSRITTISFGKMRPISFGHTESAWSQNRRGNFVVTAK is encoded by the coding sequence ATGAAAAAACTTAATGCACTAGCTCTAACTCTAATCCTATCTGCGACTATGTCACTTACAGGTTGTGGTTCATCTCAAAAGAAAGCTGATGAGACGAATACTCCAACTGAAATGGCAAATGACATGGGTGCTTCAAATGATATCGCTAACCTTGAACTAAACGCTGATAGTGACTCAGGAAAAGCTGCTTCACTTCAAACTGTTTACTTTGACTTCAACTCAGCAAACCTTAAAGCGGACACGAAAGCCGCTCTAGATAACAACGCAGAGTTCCTTAAAAAGAACACAACTGTAGAGGTTCAAGTAGAAGGTCACTGTGATGAGCGTGGTGGTGTTCAATACAACCTTGCACTTGGTGAAAGAAGAGCTGCAGCAATTAAGAACTACCTAGTAGCTCTTGGTGTTGAGTCTTCAAGAATTACAACAATCTCTTTTGGTAAAATGAGACCAATCTCTTTTGGACACACTGAAAGTGCATGGTCACAAAACAGAAGAGGAAACTTCGTAGTAACTGCTAAGTAA
- a CDS encoding sugar ABC transporter substrate-binding protein: protein MRNLVIILASLFSITALSKEFNIGVLYWSMNIEGQVAMRKGLEAQAKAFNENAALNKKLPRVRLIPYVAGDGEGGVENQIKQMNILIEREDIDLIIVQPTDNAALGKSLLKANAKDIPVIAYDQYIVEGKLTSYVTSNNYQAGYLDGEYIGSLYPNDYEIQLILVEYPKVSSTVERVDGFIDALRKDKQKFKVLKSYHAVEPVLGKAAGQSILKDFPQKGSVDVVFTINDGGGLSVVSELLKAGRNEIKVATIDGDPKSVENIKKGNLTLIDSAQFCGEIGRHSMRLAYEVLLGKEVPKRVLIPTFPITKETLDKYHGWLGEVPNSFKMPWKRSKTWNNEYKEFR from the coding sequence ATGAGGAATTTGGTCATTATATTAGCTTCATTATTTTCGATCACAGCTCTTTCTAAAGAGTTCAATATCGGCGTTCTCTACTGGTCGATGAATATCGAAGGGCAAGTGGCCATGCGAAAAGGACTTGAAGCTCAGGCCAAGGCCTTTAATGAAAATGCAGCGCTTAATAAAAAATTGCCTCGCGTTCGTTTGATTCCCTATGTTGCTGGAGATGGCGAAGGTGGAGTTGAAAATCAAATCAAGCAAATGAATATTCTCATTGAAAGAGAAGATATCGATCTCATTATCGTACAGCCAACTGATAATGCGGCCCTTGGAAAATCGCTTTTAAAGGCCAATGCAAAGGATATCCCTGTCATCGCTTACGATCAGTATATTGTTGAGGGGAAGCTCACAAGCTATGTCACTTCGAATAATTATCAAGCCGGATATCTTGATGGAGAGTACATTGGTTCACTTTATCCAAATGACTATGAAATTCAGTTGATCCTTGTTGAGTACCCAAAAGTTTCTTCCACAGTAGAGAGAGTGGATGGGTTCATTGATGCTCTTAGAAAAGATAAGCAGAAGTTCAAAGTATTAAAGAGTTACCATGCTGTTGAACCTGTTTTGGGAAAGGCCGCAGGGCAGTCTATTTTAAAAGATTTCCCACAAAAGGGATCAGTTGATGTTGTCTTCACGATTAATGATGGTGGAGGACTTAGTGTTGTTTCTGAACTTTTAAAGGCAGGCAGAAATGAGATTAAAGTTGCGACAATTGACGGGGACCCTAAATCAGTTGAGAATATTAAAAAAGGAAATTTAACTCTCATTGATAGTGCTCAATTTTGTGGTGAGATTGGTAGACATAGTATGAGACTTGCCTATGAAGTTCTTCTTGGAAAAGAAGTACCAAAGCGAGTTTTAATCCCAACGTTTCCAATTACAAAGGAAACATTGGATAAATATCATGGATGGCTCGGAGAAGTTCCGAATTCATTCAAAATGCCGTGGAAGAGATCGAAAACTTGGAATAATGAGTACAAAGAATTTAGATAG